Proteins co-encoded in one Lagopus muta isolate bLagMut1 chromosome 25, bLagMut1 primary, whole genome shotgun sequence genomic window:
- the MRPL10 gene encoding 39S ribosomal protein L10, mitochondrial — protein MAALSGPAPWRRGWLPALQLVRRASKAVTRHWKAMHFQRQKLMAVTEYIAPRPAVPERCLPAKRKAEKEEEEEEYGYARLLRRQVEEVFRDNRMVAVCQYNYMPGEDMVLMRHYLRKHNIEVKFVLNEIVRPVLSQSRYKNLLPLFVSRNILLVSPETKAKEMLRILKGVPQINLLGACIDDTILSRQGVENFAKLPSLEASQGQTLGALALLPSQTCSMLQHGAAHLTALLDGHIHQLQAGAGKTESPAGTEPAQSSGTQ, from the exons ATGGCGGCGCTGAGCGGTCCTGCGCCGTGGCGGCGGG GCTGGCTGCCCGCCCTGCAGCTCGTCCGGCGCGCCTCTAAGGCGGTCACCCGGCACTGGAAGGCCATGCACTTCCAGCGCCAGAAGCTGATGGCCGTCACCGAGTACATCGCGCCGAGGCCCGCCGTCCCCGAGCGCTGCCTGCCTGCTAAGAGGAAGGcggagaaggaggaggaggaggag GAGTACGGCTACGCCCGGCTGCTCCGGCGGCAGGTGGAGGAGGTGTTCCGGGACAACCGGATGGTCGCAGTGTGTCAGTACAACTACATGCCCGGGGAGGACATGGTGCTGATGAGGCATTACCTGCGGAAGCACAATATTGAGGTCAAATTCGTCCTGAACGAG ATCGTCCGGCCTGTGCTGTCCCAGTCTCGCTATAAGAACCTCCTCCCGCTCTTTGTGTCCCGCAATATCCTTCTGGTGAGCCCAGAAACGAAGGCCAAGGAGATGCTGCGCATCCTGAAGGGAGTGCCGCAGATCAACCTGCTGG GTGCCTGCATTGACGACACCATCCTGAGCAGGCAGGGAGTGGAGAACTTTGCCAAGCTGCCCTCACTGGAGGCCTCACAGGGGCAGACGCTGGGCGCCCTGGCACTCCTGCCCTCCCAGACGTGTTCCATGCTGCAGCACGGAGCCGCAcacctcacagcactgctggacgGGCACATccaccagctgcaggctggggctggcaAGACAGAGAgcccagcagggacagagccTGCCCAGAGCTCGGGGACACAGTGA